One segment of Nostoc flagelliforme CCNUN1 DNA contains the following:
- a CDS encoding alpha/beta hydrolase has product MKYFYRLLISLSGCLIFLLLHSGLGLLPSLAAEKVTVRYGLFEQSIPVADIRNYAENQKASADLQSFLDYLSAKEKQKFQNALQVKMSLDIVALDKLINTGMGKQILSFASQAIARRDQASIQALRSAIIIGAKSPEGLGLVSFLAAYPSNQLVVDVSKISKLVGMANSSSGSADAPPKDNVSSSSLGKIALQYQILAAQDKQFSGCLFGDSISAGLGNTLGNNTFNFALNGLSTISLLEQLKSLIPTKVTCEKAIIAVGGNDAWYGISDELFSKNLQEAIALVRTMGNKEIFLIPAFYSTVAASSDPTISAPNSRVEQINALINKVAEIEKVPVAAGVAPLYENNVLKENLTSDGDHLNAEGLKIYRQALLQILEK; this is encoded by the coding sequence ATGAAATATTTCTATCGTCTTTTAATAAGCCTATCTGGGTGCTTAATATTTTTACTGTTGCACAGTGGACTTGGTTTATTGCCTAGTTTGGCGGCTGAGAAAGTTACTGTCAGATACGGATTATTTGAGCAATCGATCCCTGTGGCAGATATACGCAACTATGCCGAAAATCAAAAGGCTTCTGCCGATCTGCAATCTTTCTTAGATTACCTCAGCGCGAAGGAGAAACAGAAGTTCCAAAATGCCCTTCAAGTAAAAATGTCTCTTGATATTGTGGCTTTAGATAAGCTGATCAATACAGGAATGGGCAAGCAAATTTTATCTTTTGCATCCCAAGCGATCGCCCGTCGCGATCAAGCCAGTATACAAGCCCTACGATCTGCCATTATCATAGGAGCAAAATCACCAGAAGGTCTAGGATTAGTCAGCTTTCTAGCAGCCTATCCTAGTAATCAACTAGTTGTTGATGTGTCAAAAATTTCTAAACTAGTCGGCATGGCAAATTCCTCTTCTGGTTCTGCTGATGCACCTCCAAAGGACAATGTAAGTTCTTCCTCCTTAGGAAAAATTGCACTGCAATATCAAATACTTGCCGCCCAAGATAAACAATTCTCAGGTTGCTTATTTGGCGATTCTATTTCGGCTGGACTTGGTAATACTCTTGGGAATAATACTTTTAATTTTGCCTTAAATGGCTTGAGTACAATCTCATTGCTGGAACAACTGAAAAGTTTAATTCCTACCAAAGTTACATGCGAAAAAGCTATTATTGCCGTCGGTGGAAATGATGCTTGGTATGGAATTAGTGATGAGTTGTTTAGCAAGAATCTGCAAGAGGCGATCGCACTTGTCCGCACAATGGGAAATAAAGAGATTTTTCTCATTCCGGCTTTTTATTCAACAGTTGCAGCAAGCTCAGATCCAACTATATCAGCCCCAAATTCTAGAGTTGAACAAATTAATGCTTTGATTAATAAAGTTGCTGAAATCGAAAAAGTGCCAGTTGCAGCAGGAGTAGCACCATTGTATGAGAATAATGTTCTTAAAGAGAATTTGACAAGCGATGGTGATCATCTGAACGCAGAGGGCCTAAAAATTTACCGACAAGCATTATTACAAATTCTAGAAAAGTAA
- a CDS encoding type II toxin-antitoxin system VapC family toxin yields MIVADTGFFVALGNQNDQYHQLALQVLNALNEPLVTTYPVITETCYLLLARGGGNNAQCSFLREVAQEAFEVFDLQSHHITRMVELMEKYADLPMDMADATLNVLAEHLGHGRILTVDQRDFNTYRWNNSNPFKNLLLNFE; encoded by the coding sequence ATGATCGTCGCTGATACTGGCTTTTTTGTGGCACTTGGGAACCAAAACGATCAATACCATCAATTAGCACTACAAGTTTTAAATGCTCTCAATGAACCACTAGTCACTACTTACCCTGTAATTACCGAAACTTGTTACCTTCTTCTTGCTAGAGGAGGTGGTAACAATGCTCAATGTAGTTTTTTGAGAGAGGTTGCACAAGAAGCATTTGAGGTGTTCGACTTACAAAGTCACCATATTACACGTATGGTTGAACTTATGGAAAAATATGCAGATTTGCCAATGGATATGGCAGATGCAACTCTTAATGTTCTAGCAGAACATCTGGGACATGGGCGAATTTTGACAGTTGATCAACGAGACTTTAATACCTACCGTTGGAATAACAGCAATCCTTTCAAGAACTTGCTGCTGAATTTTGAATAA
- a CDS encoding DNA-methyltransferase: MNQWAFEYQVENIGKSVILHADCFEWLSRIPENSIHAVVTDPPYGVKEYDFDQLLKRANGNGGIWRIPPSFDGHQRAPLPRFTALSTKERLVLKNFFVEWAKLVVRVLRPGGHVLIASNAFLSQLVFSALVEGGLEFRGELIRLVRTLRGGDRPKNAEDEFPHVSSMLRGCYEPWGILRKPIPVGMKLSECLREFQTGGLRRNRDGTPLGDVIASERTPQKERAIANHPSLKPQSFLRQIVYAALPLGEGIIADTFMGSGSTVAAAEAVGVCCIGIERNLNYYEMSCTAIPNLITLEIPSQNITDLQLTLW; this comes from the coding sequence ATGAATCAATGGGCTTTTGAATACCAAGTAGAAAATATAGGTAAATCTGTTATTTTGCACGCAGACTGTTTCGAGTGGCTGAGTAGAATACCAGAAAATAGCATTCATGCAGTAGTTACAGATCCACCTTACGGGGTAAAAGAATATGATTTTGACCAGTTGCTAAAAAGAGCAAATGGAAATGGAGGTATTTGGAGAATTCCACCATCATTTGATGGACATCAACGCGCACCTCTACCACGATTTACAGCACTTAGTACCAAAGAACGTCTAGTTTTAAAAAATTTCTTTGTAGAATGGGCAAAACTAGTAGTACGTGTACTTCGCCCCGGTGGTCATGTTTTGATTGCAAGTAATGCATTTCTTTCCCAGCTAGTTTTCTCTGCTTTAGTTGAGGGCGGTTTAGAGTTTCGTGGAGAATTGATTCGCCTGGTGAGAACACTTCGTGGTGGCGATCGCCCAAAAAATGCCGAAGATGAATTTCCTCATGTGTCTTCCATGCTCAGAGGATGTTATGAGCCGTGGGGTATTTTACGAAAGCCGATACCAGTAGGAATGAAACTCAGCGAATGTTTGCGAGAATTTCAAACTGGAGGGTTAAGACGCAACAGAGATGGTACACCTTTGGGTGATGTTATTGCCAGTGAAAGGACACCTCAGAAGGAACGAGCTATTGCAAATCACCCAAGTTTGAAACCACAGTCTTTTTTACGTCAGATAGTTTATGCTGCACTGCCTTTAGGTGAAGGTATAATTGCTGATACTTTTATGGGTTCTGGTTCGACAGTTGCAGCGGCGGAAGCTGTTGGTGTTTGCTGCATTGGTATTGAGCGTAATTTAAATTATTACGAGATGAGTTGCACTGCTATTCCCAACTTGATAACTTTAGAAATCCCTTCCCAAAATATTACAGACTTGCAATTAACGCTATGGTAG
- a CDS encoding serine hydrolase: MSESSDELTAFSRRQPLNRRQPPQKVQKVVKKKVKANNQQQPANGREAALTRPKNPISPPPIPGATRRVKSGLVMPRAVKPIPSVKGKIPPFRPGAVMVKTVRMEKPKIGRRSSRKTRLKPMAKTLLYIVRLLIVGVGMGAIVGTALSVLDPANRISTTSAPQSNSNVTRLQPQPIQTPPVAASSLYLSQEISSLKSAVQNLVATNPNLTPGVFLLDLDTGNYVDVNASTSFPAASTIKVPILIAFFQDVDAGKIRLDEMLTMQQDMVAGGSGTLQRQPAGTQYAALEVATKMITVSDNTATNMLIARLGGIDALNQRFRTWGLTTTTIRNQLPDLQGTNTTTPRELGNLMAIVSQGNLVSMTSRDFMLDILRRTQRDTLLPSGLGTGARVYHKTGDIGTMLADAGLIIVPTGKRYIASVMVQRPNNDPRAEKLISSISSVSYQEFSQNAVTPNSTTSIIPANGYQPPLISPALPNNTTGNVPMSVYQPPVVNPVPNSMGSTVPPNGYQSPVTNPQYYPPR; this comes from the coding sequence GTGTCAGAGTCAAGTGACGAACTAACAGCTTTCTCGCGGCGTCAACCCTTAAATCGCCGCCAGCCGCCACAAAAAGTTCAAAAAGTGGTAAAGAAGAAAGTTAAAGCTAACAACCAGCAACAACCTGCAAATGGACGAGAAGCGGCGCTAACACGCCCAAAAAATCCGATCAGTCCTCCCCCAATCCCCGGTGCTACACGTAGGGTAAAATCGGGGTTAGTCATGCCAAGAGCAGTAAAACCAATACCTAGTGTGAAGGGCAAAATTCCTCCCTTTCGACCAGGTGCTGTGATGGTGAAAACAGTGCGGATGGAAAAGCCAAAAATCGGCAGGCGTTCATCGCGGAAGACACGGTTAAAACCAATGGCCAAAACCTTGTTGTATATTGTGCGGTTGTTGATTGTGGGTGTTGGCATGGGTGCAATTGTTGGCACAGCATTGTCAGTATTAGACCCCGCTAATCGCATCAGCACAACTTCTGCGCCGCAATCTAATAGTAATGTAACGCGATTGCAGCCACAACCTATCCAAACTCCCCCAGTTGCAGCTTCGAGTCTGTACTTATCCCAGGAAATTAGCTCTTTGAAAAGTGCTGTGCAAAATTTGGTGGCGACCAACCCAAATCTTACACCCGGAGTTTTCTTATTAGATTTAGATACTGGTAATTATGTAGATGTCAATGCCTCTACCAGTTTTCCGGCAGCTAGCACAATTAAAGTGCCGATTTTGATTGCCTTTTTCCAGGATGTGGACGCGGGGAAAATTCGCCTTGATGAAATGCTGACTATGCAACAGGATATGGTTGCTGGCGGTTCGGGAACTCTGCAACGCCAACCAGCCGGAACCCAGTACGCCGCTCTGGAAGTCGCTACAAAAATGATTACCGTCAGTGATAACACGGCGACAAATATGCTGATTGCCCGACTGGGAGGAATAGACGCCTTAAACCAGCGTTTCCGCACTTGGGGATTAACAACCACAACAATTCGTAATCAACTCCCGGATTTGCAAGGGACAAACACCACTACTCCGAGGGAATTGGGGAATTTGATGGCTATTGTGAGTCAGGGAAATTTAGTGAGTATGACATCACGCGATTTTATGCTCGATATCTTGCGTCGCACCCAGAGAGACACTCTGCTACCATCCGGTTTGGGAACAGGCGCAAGAGTGTACCACAAAACGGGCGATATTGGTACTATGCTGGCAGATGCAGGTTTAATTATTGTTCCAACTGGCAAACGCTACATAGCCTCAGTCATGGTACAACGTCCCAATAATGACCCTCGCGCCGAAAAATTGATTAGCTCAATTTCTAGTGTTAGCTACCAAGAATTCAGCCAAAATGCTGTCACACCCAACAGTACCACAAGCATAATACCCGCAAATGGTTATCAGCCCCCTCTTATAAGTCCTGCTTTACCTAACAATACAACGGGCAATGTACCCATGAGCGTTTATCAGCCCCCTGTTGTGAATCCTGTACCCAACAGTATGGGAAGTACAGTACCCCCAAATGGTTATCAATCTCCAGTTACGAATCCGCAGTATTATCCCCCAAGATAA
- a CDS encoding ElyC/SanA/YdcF family protein, which translates to MQKNRRCQKFPKIKLIKRQEMWTLTAQGWAIAIASIAYLIFFTITHVHSFLAVTSPIKSAEVLVVEGWLPDYAIQQALTEFKNGSYSLVITTGGSIEKGIYLSEYKNFAEVSAATFKKLGLESEKVVAVPTPVVIKDRSYASAAEFNRWLSDSNLKLQSINVFSLDVHTRRSWLLFKKLLSPNIKVGAIAAKTQDYDPNKWWDYSQGVRTIIDEGIAYIYARFLNWKS; encoded by the coding sequence ATGCAGAAAAATCGTCGGTGTCAAAAATTTCCAAAAATCAAACTAATAAAACGCCAAGAAATGTGGACACTTACGGCTCAGGGGTGGGCGATTGCAATCGCTTCGATTGCTTATTTAATTTTTTTCACTATTACTCATGTACACTCATTTCTCGCCGTGACTTCCCCTATAAAATCAGCAGAAGTATTGGTTGTTGAAGGATGGCTACCAGATTATGCCATACAACAAGCTTTGACTGAATTTAAAAACGGTTCTTATAGTCTAGTAATTACCACGGGAGGCTCAATAGAAAAAGGAATTTATCTTAGCGAATACAAGAACTTTGCAGAAGTGTCAGCCGCCACTTTCAAAAAACTCGGTTTAGAATCAGAGAAGGTGGTAGCCGTACCGACACCTGTGGTAATCAAGGATCGTAGTTATGCATCTGCTGCCGAATTTAATCGTTGGCTATCCGATTCAAATTTAAAACTACAATCAATTAATGTTTTTTCTTTGGATGTTCACACCCGTAGGAGTTGGTTGCTGTTTAAAAAACTACTTAGCCCTAACATCAAAGTTGGTGCGATCGCTGCCAAAACCCAAGATTATGATCCAAACAAATGGTGGGACTATAGCCAAGGTGTACGGACAATTATTGATGAAGGCATAGCTTATATTTATGCGCGATTTTTGAATTGGAAATCCTAA
- a CDS encoding transposase — protein sequence MFIDEAGVNIAMTRLFARSPQGSRAYGTRPDGRGKNVTMIGAISLEGIIAAMTFTGSTNASAFVTYVTQVLVPNLWPGATVVMDNFSSHITGIKEALLLPLVQGWCICFLPPPDFSPIENCWSKVKEFLRRRSPPQASLAARTYEELDQAITDALDAVTKKDIIGWFTHCCYYIAPN from the coding sequence GTGTTTATTGATGAAGCGGGAGTTAACATCGCTATGACCAGGCTGTTTGCTCGTTCACCCCAAGGTAGTCGTGCTTATGGTACTCGTCCTGACGGTCGGGGAAAAAATGTCACGATGATTGGAGCAATATCGTTAGAAGGTATCATTGCTGCAATGACTTTTACTGGCAGTACCAATGCCTCTGCTTTTGTTACCTATGTTACTCAGGTTTTGGTTCCAAATCTGTGGCCGGGCGCAACTGTTGTCATGGATAATTTTAGTTCTCACATCACGGGTATTAAGGAAGCTTTATTGTTGCCGTTGGTGCAAGGCTGGTGTATTTGTTTCCTCCCGCCTCCTGATTTTTCACCGATTGAAAACTGTTGGTCAAAAGTGAAAGAATTTTTGCGTAGGCGTAGCCCGCCGCAGGCATCGCTTGCAGCCAGAACCTACGAAGAATTAGATCAAGCCATCACAGATGCCCTAGATGCAGTAACGAAAAAGGACATTATTGGATGGTTCACTCACTGTTGTTACTATATTGCACCCAACTGA
- a CDS encoding DUF2301 domain-containing membrane protein, with protein MTTQTLPPPEVYQGQFGEFTITQSDRTGVIIYRAGLMVAALSFAIGSALVLLNNNPAIFTALTPLYTCFSLALGVSLFTIHIYMASLHRILQIFWAIGSIASVILAISSSEPLALTVYNQPLTLFGVGFIFVALTGIYFKEAFCFNRLETKVLTLIVPLLLLGHLVGILPTQGESVLLGIWATLFLVFALRKTVQAIPADIGDKSVFTYLKEQRLAKV; from the coding sequence ATGACTACGCAAACACTACCTCCACCAGAAGTTTATCAAGGTCAGTTTGGGGAATTTACAATTACTCAGAGCGATCGCACAGGCGTAATTATCTACCGCGCTGGGCTAATGGTAGCAGCACTGAGCTTTGCCATAGGCAGTGCTTTAGTTTTGCTCAACAATAACCCGGCTATTTTTACTGCACTTACACCTCTATATACTTGTTTTAGTCTCGCTCTTGGTGTAAGTTTATTTACCATTCATATTTATATGGCATCACTGCACCGAATATTGCAAATTTTTTGGGCGATCGGTAGTATAGCATCAGTGATTCTGGCAATCTCTAGTAGTGAACCTTTAGCTCTCACTGTTTACAATCAGCCTCTTACCTTATTTGGAGTTGGTTTTATCTTCGTTGCTTTGACAGGTATTTATTTTAAAGAGGCTTTTTGCTTCAATCGCCTGGAAACCAAAGTATTAACCCTAATAGTACCGCTACTCTTGTTAGGACATTTGGTGGGAATTTTACCAACTCAGGGGGAAAGTGTTTTATTAGGAATTTGGGCAACGTTGTTTTTGGTATTTGCTTTGCGAAAGACAGTGCAAGCAATTCCTGCTGATATCGGAGATAAGTCTGTATTTACTTACTTGAAAGAGCAACGTTTAGCTAAGGTTTAA
- the dprA gene encoding DNA-processing protein DprA: MVEEGAYWLAWAQISGIGPVLLRRLQQHFGTLATAWNATKVQLGEVEGFGFQTLEKVVQQRSRLHPEELFTKHQQENSHFWTPADADYPRLLLETPSPPPILYYRGEVELQENLGQKPMVGIVGTRQPSEYGIRWTRQISTALAKNGFTVVSGMAEGIDTESHIAAMKAGGRTIAVLGTGVDVIYPHKNRDLYKQILTAGLVVSEYPTKTPPDRTHFPRRNRIIAGLSRAILVMEAPIKSGALITATYANEFGKDVYALPGRVDDYPSQGCLKLLNQGASFILKELDELLTMLGGIPQIDGVEVCTAPEQLMPTLSPELQTVMDALASEALPFDFIVQQTGMAAGSVSGALLQLELMGFLSQLPGMRYQKT; the protein is encoded by the coding sequence GTGGTAGAAGAAGGCGCATATTGGCTAGCTTGGGCGCAAATTTCGGGAATTGGGCCGGTATTACTGCGGCGGCTGCAACAGCATTTTGGCACGTTGGCAACAGCTTGGAACGCTACCAAGGTACAGTTGGGAGAAGTTGAAGGTTTTGGTTTTCAGACACTAGAAAAAGTAGTACAACAGCGATCGCGTTTGCACCCAGAAGAACTATTCACCAAGCACCAGCAGGAAAATTCCCATTTCTGGACACCAGCAGATGCAGATTATCCCCGCTTACTGTTAGAAACTCCGAGTCCACCGCCGATTTTGTACTATCGCGGTGAAGTCGAACTCCAAGAAAATCTCGGACAAAAACCGATGGTTGGAATTGTCGGAACCCGCCAACCCTCAGAATACGGTATCCGTTGGACTCGCCAAATTAGTACAGCTTTGGCTAAAAATGGCTTTACAGTTGTTTCTGGTATGGCAGAGGGAATTGACACAGAAAGCCACATCGCTGCCATGAAAGCAGGGGGACGCACGATCGCAGTTTTGGGAACTGGTGTGGATGTTATTTATCCACATAAAAATCGGGATTTGTACAAGCAGATTTTGACGGCTGGCTTAGTCGTGAGTGAGTACCCCACAAAAACCCCACCCGATCGCACCCACTTTCCCCGTCGTAACCGGATTATTGCAGGTTTAAGCCGCGCTATCCTCGTAATGGAAGCACCGATAAAATCTGGTGCTTTAATTACTGCTACCTACGCAAATGAATTTGGTAAAGATGTCTATGCACTGCCTGGTAGAGTAGATGATTACCCATCCCAAGGGTGCTTAAAGTTACTGAATCAAGGAGCTTCTTTCATTCTAAAAGAATTAGATGAACTGCTAACAATGCTGGGAGGAATACCACAAATTGATGGAGTCGAGGTTTGCACAGCACCAGAACAGTTAATGCCGACTTTATCGCCAGAATTGCAAACAGTAATGGATGCGTTGGCAAGTGAAGCTTTACCCTTCGATTTTATTGTCCAACAAACCGGCATGGCTGCTGGTTCAGTTTCCGGTGCGTTGTTACAGTTGGAACTTATGGGTTTCCTTTCGCAATTACCAGGAATGCGGTATCAAAAAACTTAA
- a CDS encoding penicillin acylase family protein, translated as MLADTFHDQLPEKYFPDGGDRWYAVVANLVKQPNSFWWDNRNTLKVENRDQILRQSFTKAVDELERIQSKDPKNWNWGKLHTVTFKNATLGKSGVAPIEALFNRGAFATAGNGETVNANRWRANESFEVTD; from the coding sequence TTGCTAGCAGATACGTTTCACGATCAGTTGCCTGAAAAGTACTTTCCTGATGGCGGCGATCGCTGGTATGCTGTGGTAGCAAATTTAGTCAAACAGCCCAATAGTTTTTGGTGGGATAATCGCAACACCCTAAAAGTTGAGAACCGCGACCAAATCCTGCGGCAGTCCTTTACAAAAGCCGTGGATGAACTAGAACGTATTCAAAGCAAAGACCCGAAAAACTGGAATTGGGGCAAGCTGCATACTGTTACTTTTAAAAACGCCACCTTGGGTAAATCTGGAGTTGCACCGATTGAAGCTTTATTTAATCGTGGTGCATTTGCCACGGCTGGTAATGGCGAAACAGTCAATGCTAACCGATGGAGAGCAAATGAATCCTTTGAAGTGACTGATTGA
- a CDS encoding RecQ family ATP-dependent DNA helicase — MNQPTIKSWQEVLATFKKIWGYEDFRPPQGEIVSSLLAQKDALIIMPTGGGKSICFQLPALLETGLTLVVSPLVALMENQVQELLQSNQKAALLHSELPSSQRRATLQALERQQLRLLYLSPETLLSVPVWERLCHPQLQINGLILDEAHCLVQWGDTFRPAYRRLGAVRPALLKSKPPGTKISIAAFTATADPLAQKIIQTVLQLQQPEIFRLNPYRPNLHPSVRIAWTPRGRKQQLLKFIQNRPQQSGLVYVRTRKDSEDLAQWLADMGYATASYHAGLGATERRAVEASWLGGKIPFVVCTCAFGMGINKSDVRWVAHFHAPHLLSEYVQEIGRAGRDGKPAEALTLVSEPTGWLDPEDKQRQQFFQEKMRSQQQIAQQLVKKLPKQGEVNAVTRQFPEGATALALLHSNGQLNWLDPFHYTISQKAGNQPATQLHAAKQMHQYLTTKQCRWQFLLNAFGFDKEAANLRCGHCDNCRQ; from the coding sequence ATGAATCAGCCTACAATAAAATCTTGGCAAGAAGTTCTCGCTACATTCAAAAAAATCTGGGGTTATGAAGATTTTCGTCCGCCACAAGGAGAAATTGTCAGCAGTTTATTGGCACAAAAAGATGCCCTGATTATTATGCCTACAGGTGGAGGAAAGTCGATTTGTTTTCAACTTCCCGCACTACTAGAAACAGGATTAACTTTGGTAGTTTCGCCCTTGGTAGCGTTGATGGAAAATCAAGTTCAGGAACTATTACAAAGCAATCAAAAAGCAGCACTTTTGCATAGTGAATTACCTTCATCTCAACGCCGTGCAACTCTGCAAGCTTTAGAACGCCAACAGCTAAGATTACTTTATTTATCGCCAGAAACTTTGCTAAGTGTCCCAGTGTGGGAAAGATTATGTCACCCGCAATTGCAAATTAATGGCTTAATTTTGGATGAAGCTCATTGTTTAGTGCAATGGGGAGACACGTTTCGCCCAGCTTATCGCAGATTAGGGGCTGTGCGTCCGGCATTGCTAAAATCAAAACCACCAGGAACAAAAATCAGTATCGCCGCTTTTACCGCTACTGCTGACCCGTTAGCGCAAAAAATTATTCAAACAGTTTTACAATTACAGCAACCAGAGATTTTTCGTTTGAATCCCTACCGCCCGAATTTGCATCCCAGCGTTCGCATTGCTTGGACACCACGAGGTAGAAAACAACAATTATTAAAGTTTATTCAAAATAGACCGCAACAATCGGGGTTAGTTTATGTTCGCACCAGGAAAGATAGCGAAGATTTAGCCCAATGGTTAGCAGACATGGGTTATGCAACAGCTAGTTATCATGCGGGATTGGGTGCAACAGAACGCCGTGCAGTAGAAGCAAGCTGGTTAGGTGGGAAAATCCCCTTTGTTGTGTGTACCTGTGCGTTTGGTATGGGGATAAATAAAAGTGATGTTCGCTGGGTTGCTCACTTTCACGCACCACATTTATTATCTGAATATGTGCAAGAAATTGGCCGGGCTGGAAGGGATGGGAAACCCGCCGAAGCACTGACATTAGTAAGTGAACCTACAGGGTGGTTAGATCCAGAGGATAAGCAAAGACAGCAATTTTTTCAAGAAAAAATGCGATCGCAACAGCAAATAGCGCAGCAACTTGTGAAAAAATTACCGAAACAGGGAGAAGTGAATGCAGTAACCCGACAATTTCCCGAAGGTGCTACGGCGCTAGCTTTACTCCACAGCAACGGTCAGCTAAACTGGCTTGATCCTTTTCATTACACCATTTCTCAAAAAGCGGGAAATCAGCCAGCGACGCAATTACACGCTGCTAAACAGATGCATCAATATTTAACAACTAAGCAGTGTCGTTGGCAGTTTTTGCTAAATGCCTTTGGTTTTGATAAAGAAGCTGCTAACTTGCGTTGCGGACATTGCGATAATTGCCGTCAATGA
- a CDS encoding helix-turn-helix domain-containing protein, producing MKAYSTDLRQKVIDAYKNQEGSQRHLAKRFSVSLTFIQKLIKRYRVSGTIEPFAHGGGNTAKLNSEQIALIVTLVEEENDAILVELCERLEERIGVKVNRATMGRITQKLNLTRKKNVARE from the coding sequence ATGAAAGCATACTCCACTGACCTTCGCCAAAAAGTAATTGATGCGTATAAAAATCAAGAAGGTTCTCAAAGACACCTGGCAAAAAGATTTAGTGTGAGTTTAACGTTTATCCAGAAGCTAATAAAGCGATATAGAGTTAGCGGAACAATTGAGCCATTCGCACATGGTGGCGGTAATACGGCTAAACTCAATAGCGAACAGATAGCATTGATAGTGACTTTGGTGGAAGAAGAAAATGATGCAATTTTAGTGGAGTTGTGCGAACGATTGGAGGAGCGAATAGGTGTGAAAGTTAATCGAGCTACAATGGGCAGAATTACTCAAAAGTTGAATCTGACGCGCAAAAAAAACGTTGCACGCGAGTGA
- a CDS encoding HNH endonuclease encodes MCEYCQLPAEVAFFPHEIDHVIAQKHGGETNAENLALTGWRCNRHKGTDLG; translated from the coding sequence ATATGTGAATATTGCCAGTTACCCGCAGAAGTTGCTTTTTTTCCCCATGAAATTGATCATGTCATTGCCCAAAAGCATGGCGGTGAAACAAATGCTGAGAATTTAGCCCTCACCGGCTGGCGATGTAATCGTCATAAAGGCACTGACTTAGGATAG
- a CDS encoding penicillin acylase family protein: MDNSIAIHTPGQSGHAFHKHYNDMVDPWRKIEYHPMLWERKNVTANTAEILKLVPK; the protein is encoded by the coding sequence TTGGATAACTCAATAGCGATTCATACTCCTGGACAATCAGGACATGCTTTCCATAAGCACTACAACGATATGGTTGACCCCTGGCGCAAAATTGAATACCACCCCATGCTGTGGGAACGAAAGAATGTTACAGCTAATACTGCTGAGATATTGAAGTTAGTTCCAAAATAA
- a CDS encoding RNA methyltransferase, whose translation MGLAGLRIVLVEPAGPINIGAIARVMKNFGLYNLVLVNPQCDPLSTEALMMAVHAQEIIESAVLVPTLPEALHGCVRAIATTGRVRSWETPLENPRTALPWLLEEPEKPAALIFGREDRGLSNEELNYAQRFVGIPTSPDYVALNLATAVAICCYELSQCTQQPDTKTLTQTELAPLDVVEGYYQQLESLLLKIGYVYPHTAASRMEKFRQIYNRAHLKTGEVYMLRGILQQVEWALKNQRDGENL comes from the coding sequence ATGGGCTTGGCTGGATTAAGAATTGTGTTGGTAGAGCCAGCTGGGCCGATAAATATCGGAGCGATCGCCAGGGTAATGAAAAATTTCGGGCTATATAATTTAGTATTAGTGAACCCCCAATGCGATCCGCTATCGACGGAAGCTTTGATGATGGCTGTTCATGCTCAAGAAATTATAGAATCTGCGGTATTAGTGCCGACATTACCAGAAGCATTGCATGGATGTGTACGAGCGATCGCTACCACTGGTCGCGTTCGGAGTTGGGAAACACCCTTAGAAAACCCCCGCACTGCACTACCCTGGTTACTGGAGGAACCAGAAAAACCCGCAGCACTGATTTTTGGCAGGGAAGACCGGGGATTAAGCAATGAAGAATTAAATTATGCACAGAGGTTTGTTGGCATTCCCACGAGTCCAGATTATGTAGCCCTCAATTTGGCGACTGCCGTAGCAATCTGTTGTTATGAATTGTCACAATGTACCCAGCAACCTGACACTAAAACCTTAACCCAAACTGAACTCGCCCCCTTAGATGTTGTGGAAGGATACTATCAGCAATTAGAATCATTATTATTAAAAATTGGTTATGTATATCCCCATACGGCAGCTAGTCGGATGGAAAAATTCCGCCAAATATATAATCGCGCTCACCTGAAAACAGGCGAAGTATACATGCTGCGAGGGATTTTGCAGCAGGTAGAGTGGGCCCTTAAAAACCAGAGGGATGGTGAAAACTTGTAA